A genome region from Salvia splendens isolate huo1 chromosome 19, SspV2, whole genome shotgun sequence includes the following:
- the LOC121778638 gene encoding post-GPI attachment to proteins factor 3-like, with the protein MERRRFILFLAALSCFLGFHEASPGDSDPVYRACVLQCEKTGCVGDKCFQHCNFSSDGSPIDGPWYLQEPLYIQWKQWDCRSDCRYHCMLSREEERQELGYKPVKYHGKWPFKRISGIQEPVSVAFSALNLAVQFHGWVSFYILVNYKLPFRQNKKTYYEYTGLWNIYAIFAVNAWLWSAVFHSRDVDLTEKLDYSSAVALLGCSLMLAIVRAFSVKLEAARVMVSAPLIAFVTTHILYLNFYELDYGLNMKVCVAMGVLQIVIWAVWGGVSGHPSRWKLWVVVLGGALAMLLEIYDFPPYLGLVDAHALWHATTIPLTYLWWSFVRDDAVHRTSVLLKKTK; encoded by the exons ATGGAACGGCGTCGTTTCATTCTCTTCCTGGCTGCCCTATCATGCTTTCTCGGATTTCACGAAGCCAGCCCCGGTGACTCTGATCCAGTCTACAG GGCCTGTGTTTTGCAATGCGAGAAGACTGGCTGTGTGGGGGACAAGTGCTTCCAACACTGTAACTTTTCCTCAGACGGAAGCCCCATTGATGGCCCATGGTATCTGCAGGAGCCACTATACATTCAGTGGAAGCAATGGGACTGCCGCAGTGACTGTCGTTACCACTGCATGCTCTCTAgagaagaagaaagacaggaactTGGCTACAAGCCTGTAAAGTACCATGGCAAGTGGCCATTCAAGCGTATTTCTGGGATCCAG GAACCTGTTTCGGTTGCTTTCTCTGCTCTTAATCTTGCGGTACAGTTTCATGGATGGGTATCCTTCTACATCCTTGTAAACTACAAACTGCCCTTTAGACAGAACAAGAAGACATATTATGAATACACAGGCCTCTGGAACATATATGCAATCTTCGCAGTGAATGCCTGGCTTTGGAGTGCAGTTTTCCACAGTCG AGATGTTGATTTGACTGAGAAGCTGGACTACTCATCTGCAGTGGCGTTACTTGGATGTTCTCTTATGCTGGCTATAGTACGAGCTTTCAGTGTGAAGCTTGAGGCTGCAAGGGTCATGGTTTCAGCTCCCTTAATAGCATTCGTGACAACTCATATCCTGTATTTGAACTTCTATGAACTCGACTACG GATTGAACATGAAAGTTTGTGTGGCGATGGGCGTGCTACAGATAGTTATCTGGGCAGTTTGGGGCGGCGTCTCTGGCCACCCTTCCCGTTGGAAGCTGTGGGTGGTTGTACTCGGAGGCGCTCTTGCTATGCTCTTGGAGATTTATGATTTCCCTCCGTACTTGGGGCTTGTTGACGCTCATGCCCTTTGGCACGCAACCACAATTCCACTGACCTACCTATGGTGGAGTTTCGTGAGGGATGATGCAGTGCATAGGACCTCGGTTCTCCTCAAGAAGACGAAGTAG
- the LOC121778467 gene encoding dehydration-responsive element-binding protein 1D-like, translating into MNMFGSDNHFPRVHSSFSGESSSESEVKLASDNPKKRAGRKKFRETRHPVYRGVRRRSTGKWVCEVREPNKKSRIWLGTYPTVEMAARAHDVAALALRGRSACLNFADSAWRLPVPASAHAQDIRRAAVQAAEAFKPRLQDEERSAEVSPENGWFVEEEEGMHELLMNLAEGMMLPPPHYYGYDVEDTADVELWSFFI; encoded by the coding sequence ATGAATATGTTTGGATCCGACAATCATTTTCCACGTGTGCATTCCTCGTTTTCGGGCGAATCATCGTCGGAGAGCGAGGTGAAGCTCGCTTCAGACAACCCGAAGAAGCGGGCGGGGAGGAAGAAGTTCCGGGAGACGCGCCACCCGGTCTACCGGGGCGTGCGGCGGCGGAGCACCGGCAAGTGGGTGTGCGAGGTGAGGGAGCCCAACAAGAAGTCCAGGATATGGCTCGGGACCTACCCCACCGTCGAGATGGCGGCGCGTGCGCACGACGTGGCGGCGCTGGCGCTGCGGGGCCGGTCCGCGTGCCTCAACTTCGCGGACTCGGCCTGGCGCCTGCCTGTCCCTGCGTCCGCACACGCCCAGGACATTAGGAGGGCGGCTGTCCAGGCAGCCGAGGCCTTCAAGCCTCGGCTGCAGGATGAGGAGCGGTCGGCCGAGGTATCGCCGGAGAATGGGTGGTtcgtggaggaggaggaggggatGCATGAGCTGTTGATGAATTTGGCGGAGGGGATGATGCTACCGCCACCTCACTACTATGGTTATGACGTGGAGGATACTGCTGACGTGGAGTTATGGAGTTTTTTCATTTGA